CGTAGATTTTTTATGGACAAAAAAATTATAAGGCTGACTCACATCCAACAAAGATCGATTCCTCGTCCACTATCTCATGATCTGGATGAACTTGCTCTCGAGATGTGTGTATTGTGGGATGAAAAAATTTCACTTGCTCTagagaatttttaaaaaaaacctccAAAGCAAAAAAACTGTCTTCCATAGACTTTACACActttttaggatttttttatGAGGTATCTCCCAAAGATTGTACTtaattttcttctaattttttaGAGCCTCATTAAGAGACAACTCAAAATCCTGCACCCTATGCGGAAAGATTCCATCTCCTCGTTCACCTTTGCAAGAAGGACCTCAGTTGTGAACAATTTTGACAGAATATATGATAGAGTTTCATCTTTCTTCTTTATCTCTTGTACTATACATTGCACATTCTCAGCTAATAAGTGAGGGTATCTCAAATTCTACACTTCAGTCTTCATCTCTCTCAGAAAATTAGTTGTCTTGGTAAGTTCTTCCAAATACCAATCTCACTCAATAGTCAGGGTGTTGACACGTTCCTTAAACACTTTTTTCTCCTTTAGAAGATGGTCAGGCAACAAAACATCTCCCTTCCGGCAACACCAAAGGTCGTAACAACTAACGTCCGATGAGTCTGGTACGCTAGTTCAGCAAATTCTTCTTAAAGAAATAGGCTCATCCTTGCCCTGAAAATGTGTAATCCTCCTCGAAAACAAAGGATTAGAACTCCTTAGCAATCTGCGAACTAGGACGAGCCAGAAGCAAAAGAGACAACACAATATTTTTTCGATGTTGTATAAACACCAAGACAAGACCTTCTGAAATCTTTATCAAGAGTCCGATATCGAGCATACGACCTTTCCCCATGTGTCACCTCAAGAACGACATAGTCATATGGCTCTTTCCAATTATGACTAATAATAAACGTAGAGTACTTTCTATCACGGCTAAATCCATAAATCACGAACTTCCACTTGAATCAATACAAGAATGGTAACCATGATCACACTAACACGAACCATGTACACATGATTCTTATAAAAGCCTGCTATATATCAACAATCATAGACAATGGGGCAACCGTAGGCGTCATCTTCATCCTAGAGCATCGTGTTATAGCCCTTCATCTTATCTACAAATCAAAGATTAATTAAAGACAAATCAATAATAGTCACTTAAATAACGCTAGAGAAAATATGAGATCTCCCGCATTATTTGCCGAAGATGAACTTCTTGTCCTCATTTGAAATGATTTCCACTAACAAGTGTGACTATATGAACAATTTTTTCTTCCTTGATGTTGCTTCTAAAGGAACAACACTATCATCATATCCCTAATATTCGAAGAAGGCTACCAATTTTTTCTTCATATAACTTTCTTCCTTAGATAAGTTATCTAGTCTATAGACATAAGGAGTCATTACTGTCAGACGTATGGAGGCATGTTGTGAGGTGTATGCAAACCATTGCTAATTATGAGAGAGAAATTTTATGCATTTCTTTCTAAAGAAATCAACATCCCATAAAAAATCTTTTGTTTTCTTCCACCGTAGACCAAATTGAAGACGAACGTGACAAATCTCTCACTATAGAAAGTAGGAACAAGGGTTTAGGGGCAATCTTGGAACGTCTTGAGGCACACAAAAAAGCCAAATAAAAAGCATTGAAGAAAAGACATATAGAATAGGTGGCCCTTTGCCCCTGCCGAGGACACACAATCATACTCTTCATCATATCTCTCGTTGTTGCAACACACACAGGATGTCAAATCACACGCAAACAATTGTAAGCGCCCAACTATATATTGATCATTTCGTGTCATTTCAGGTATTCAATTCATTATACTACTTTTTATCTCAAAGTTATAATGTTAACCTTGCAGGTTCACCCATTCTCCGTCGCATCAAAAACTTGCTAAAACATACTAAGACTAACACATCATCAGTAAATTCTAATTCTTTGACGATACATATGTTATAATAAGTGGGCCAAATCTTAAGGGAAATGCTCTTTCCATCTTTATGGGAGCATACCACACCCTTGAAAATCTAATTTTTGCCTATAATTATCCGGAAATGCATCTTCGGACGCATCCAACACTACGCCAATCCTCTCTTTTATGAGTTTCacccatattttgaaaaaaaatagtcCGAAGATGCATATCCGTACACTGTTTTGGGCGTAcctgaagatgcatctccgaaatatccTCTGCACTTATTTATGGGATTTTATTATTTACGCAactgattttaaaaataattcaatgaTATTTCTGGAGACCATCTCCGAAAATGCCCAGCGGGAAGGTTGATAAAACACCACCTTGCATGAGTTTCTTATTCATGCTAAAGGAAGCAACCATTGTAAAACACCCTTGAAAAAaatctctcattctcaattatCTTTTCAACACCAAAATATCATTCTTATATTTCATCACTTTAAAGGGAGCAAAACAAGTTGGAATTATAGGTATAGATCATTCTTTTTATCCCTAATTCATTGCATTAATCCATTGTTGAAGTTGAAAAATAAATGTTGagtctggagatgcatctccggaaaaaTTTATAGGTGGTTTGGAAGTATATTTTTGGATTGTCCTGATAGTATGAATTTTCAcattgtttttctgtttttttcgTGGTAATAGATATGATGCACCCAGATATGTTTCCAAAAGCAATTATGAGTGTGAGTGTGGATGTTAAATTGCTCAAAGTGAAGCATGATGTTAAATAGGATAAAATGAATGACGATGTTCAGTcgacagaagcaaatgatgatGTTAAACTAGATGCTTGAGCGACCATTGTAGAGCTAGATGTTTGTGCATAATTACAAATAAAGAAGTGTTTTTTGTTTCTGAACATATGCTACAATGGGTTCGTATGGAAGctagaaaattagggtttgacaTTGTATTTGGAAGGTTCAACAATGGTTTAGATATAAGACAAGCATTTGTAACAATGGTATGCAAAAGAAATGGCACGTTTCAACTTAAGATTAGGAAGTTGAAACGAGATGACACAAAAATGAGGAAATGTCAGTGCCTATTTAAATTATGGTGATACATATGGCAGATGAGACATGGAAATTTAATGGGATTTCTGGTATGCATAATCATGGCTCGGATGACATACTAGCCGATTATCCCATTGTATGTCGTCTTGTTTTGGGGGAGATGAAACTTGTTTTGGACATGACATTAAACATGGTGGTGCCGAAAAATATACACGTATATTTGAAACGACAAATACCTCAaaatgtttcaaatatcaagcaaataTATGACATTTATGCTCGAGACAACAAGGCGGTAAGAGAACCAAGATCTAAGATGCAACAACTGTTGAagcttttgaaagataaaaactatGTTTCGAGGTACAAAGTTTATGATGATAAAGTCAATGTTTGAGATATATTTTGGAGTCATCCCAATTCCGTgaattttttcaacaccccccccccccccccccccccccccccccccccccccgtgcTCATAATTGACTTAacacacaaaacaaacaagtatagaCTTTCACTCTTGAAAATTGTATTTTTGGAATCTGAAAAATAGGACAATGTTACACGGGCTTTGGAAATGTGCAAGGCTATGTTGAAGGACAAAAAAACATGCCACAAGTCATAATCACCGATTGTGACACCCAACTGACGAATTCAGTTGCAACAATTTTTCCTACTTCTTCTACATTACTTTGTAAGTATCACATAACAAAAAATGTGAGAAGACGAGTAAAACATGTGGTTGGTACGAAACAAGTCAAATGTGAAAATGGTAAAGTTTTTAAACCTGATATGGTTGTTGAAAATATATTGAATGCATGGAATGGTATAATAAATTCTTCCACCAAAGAATTATAAGTCGAATCAGTTCTACATTTCAGGAGTGTGTGAGCAAAGCATTTTGTTCAGGTTTATTTGAAATCGAGAAGTCTTATACCAAAGACATCATTGTAGTGGACATCACATTTCACATAATATGCTGAAACATGGTTGGATCACTTTCTTGAAAGTATGAATGAGTTCACCAAGTTAATATAGTGACTTATTTTTGACGCGTTTTAGTTGTAATATGAAAATGTAAGACTTTTTTAAGTAACGCaccatataatattataaaattgggTGATATTTTTTTGgataatttttgtttttgaaattctGCCTTGCATAATTATgattttgttttctatataatttcTGGGtgggttcggagatgcatctccagataccccttaattaaaaaaaaaggagatcattcagagatacatctccgaatccgtcttattttttcaaaaaaacaagggTCGCTCCAGAGATGCAACTCTGAAGTATTTCATCCAGACTTGATCATGTGTGTGAGGTCTTTATTGCTATACAAGTTCTATAAATAGGGTCTCTCAATCCATTTTCTTTGCATAAATCATAATGTCTACATATCTCCATCTTGCTTTTGTGCATTCCAATAGCATAACACCCCACTTCAATTTATGATCTGCAAGGACATACTTCTCGTCGATCAAAAAACCAAACTGAATACTCTTATGCAATATCCAAAAAATCAGagagttgtcaagctcgagtaacCCTCACCATCGATAGACAACGAAAGGAAGATACAATTCACATTGCTTGAACTAAATACAAATGATGATTTGAAGGTGATGTGAAATACCTTTTACCGCTACTCAACAAAGGGTCTGATCGAAGTGGATACGACAATTCAAAGATCAACCGACGATATTATAAGAATGTTACAACGTCCCAAACCACTTGTTTTTAATAACatgtaatgttaaatttatgtaatgtttattttgTAGTTAATTTACGTTGGTTCAATTGCATTCTGCCACTgttgtttctgtttgtttttactTTGATCTACCTGAgcatatttcagatatgcatctccaaaTATCTCACCGACTCATGAAATAAAGAGCGTTACAGAGATGCAACTCCGGATCAATCTTTCATGCatatggagatgcatctccagatcAATCTTTTACAAATTAAGGATTTCTCACCATTTTCACTTCAGTtgtgaataaaaaaattatattctgaGATGTATCTTCGATCATTAAAGATATTTTAATCTTTTCATAAAAGTGTGAGAAAAACTTTaaggacaaaaataatatttcttcTTTAACCGAACACATGTATAATAGGTGGGCCAAAAAGTAATActagtataaaataattttaatttataagaaAGGGATAAAAACTTTAGAATTTGAAACGGTGGAAGGATTTATTAAGCTAAAAAAATCATATAatgtaattattataattataattagcgAAGAAAAGTCCCCTTATATAAGCCATCTATCCATCTTTCATTCATTATTCTAGTTTTCCGCTCTCATCACTCACTCCTCCTTCATaaggaaattagggttttgaggggTCTCTCGTTTCGTCCTACCCGATCAGCCATGGGAGGAGGCAACGGCCAAAAGGCAAAGATGGCTCGCGAGAGGAACCTCGAGAAGCAGAAGGGCGGCAAAGGTAATCTCTTTCTCTATCTACCCGATGGTTCTAACATGAAATTTAGAAATTAGGTTTTGAAGTTTCCGATTTCCTCTAATAATTGTGATTTATCGTAGCTGATATGTTAGATCTGGTGTTATAGTTGttgatttgaatggttttttgtgtTTGCAGGAAGCCAGCTTGAAACAAACAAGAAAGCCATGTCGATCCAGGTAATagttctgaaatttctttctttttacCTATGACTGCTTTATAGATCTGGATAAAGAAAAGATCCTGATCAAAGAAGTTTGCTTCATTAATCCGCGTATGTGGGGTTTGAGATTCTCATATAGTGTTTATTTGATGTTTTCTTGGTAACTGAGATTCAATTGTTAGTTTCATCTATTTGTTTATGGCCACAATAGGTTTCTTGTTTTGTGATATGATCCCCTTCATTCTTGGGCCCAGCGATATTTTTCATTGTCTGTGTTGTGTTATAAAGCttgtttgttattgtttttgttattttgcaTTAAGGATTCTCCTGTTCCTAACTATGGTTGTAAAATTTGAGCTCTATTATAATAAATGCAAACATTAGCTTTGAAAATAGTGTAAATTCAAGGTGTAAATCCAATGGTTAAATATTTGGGGGAAATTATTTAATATCATTTTGTTTCCATGGATTTGTGTATAATGGTCACTTTCACTGAGGTATTTCACATGTGCATCACTTGCTGGCATAAATACTTTATGTTTATGTTGTTGGGTTGGGAGAGAGAATATGAAGGGAAGGAATCAATAGGTACATTTTACTATTTGGTCATTTGTTTACCTCTAGTTAAGTACTAAATTTAATATTATCAATGATAATTAATTTGGAACTAAAGTTTGTCTTCCAAAAACCTCTTTGGGAACTTGACAATTTGGACTTGAGGAATAAAAGGCACATACATGTATAATTCTGTGTATTTTTGGTATGGATAGAACTCTTTTTAAAGGAATTCAGACTTATTTGGTTGCAGTATTTTGGACAGTTGTCTGGTAGACATTGATGTCTTTCATCCTTACATAAGTATTCACTATTGTTTTTCCCAAACAGTcacattgaatttgtttaatatAACATTCTCTTAAACGACAGGTTCTATATTTGTCATGCTTCGACAAGTTATCTGTTGAGGTCTTATTGTTAGTATTTATTCGGTGAATTTGTTCATTGTAACATACTCTTAAATGACAGGCTTTTTATTTGACATGGTATGTATAACTCTTTCTAGATACAGTTGGTTTGACAAGTTCTCTGTTGAGATCTTGTTCATTCTATTTATTCATTGTGTATACTGCATAGTATGCAATGGTAACCCATGAATTTTCCTTTGAGATGTCTTATAGAACGTGTGTTctagtcagataattggaatatATACTTCATAAATGCTGTTCTATCACAGCTGTCCAAATTTATGCTCATTTCGACATCACTTATAGTTGTTATAAATCATCACCTCAATGGTCTTGAGGAGAATTTACTCTTTCACTGCATTGCTGTAGTTTCTGCATTTAATGTTACCCTTTACTGATTATATATTATTGTGATTGATGATTGCAGTGCAAAGTGTGCATGCAAACATTTATCTGCACCACATCAGAAGTGAAGTGCAAGGAGCATGCTGAGGCCAGACACCCAAAATCTGATCTCTTCACTTGTTTTCCTCATCTTAAGCCCTAAACTTTAGGGGAAAGTGTGTCGATACACTATATCATATTATATGGATCATggcttttatataaaaaatgtgtCTATGTTTGTCTTTGTGGTTAGAAAAAGACGAGGGATTTGTATGTTTTCCTGTGGAAGTGCAAAGAAACTGTTAATTTTCTCTTGTCAAAGTGTAACTGTTTAATGGTCATTAGTGTTAATATTGTGTTAAAAAATCGTGGTATTAAATAAAGTGCTTGCTTATATCAGTACTTAAATATAGCTTTGACTCATTCAGCGCCTGGAATGCTCAATTACTAATTTAACTGTGCAATTAATCTAAGGCAAGTTATTAGATGACGGTGGTTGAAATAGCTTTGTGACGGGGCTGTTTTTCTTACTATGTAGGTAGACGGTGTATCATAGAAGTGGCAGGCTGTGGGGTTCTGTAATTACCTCTGTTGCATATATATTGTTGTATAGACTCTGCTATTCTCCTAGTATGACTTGTGCTAGTGAgattcttctctatttattctattttgcttctccaaaaaaaaaaaaaaggagaagtgTTTATTCTGAACAGTTTAGAATATTGCTAAGTGATAGCTTGCTCATTCAGTCAGCTAACTAATTTGTTGGACTTCAAATATTAACATGATTTCCACTAATCTAAATCTACTACTATGATATGATCTAGTTTCTTTTCATGTTGGTCCCAATTCAGTACGTGAATCTTTGATGATATATTCCCTCCATTGTTTTTTATAAGCAAATGTATCAGAAGTAATGCAAATAACACAATTGAAAAAGTAACAATTATTATTACATTGAGACAAATTTTATTTGCTAAAAAGAATGGGAGggagtattttataatgtttattaaaataatatgagGTTAATCCGAGATGATGTTAATCCAAGAGGGAGAAATATGACGGTAagtaataaaattgatttaaaaaaaatactgtttatatcagaaaataaaaataCGATGGTAAATCGGAGAGTAAAAATATGATAGTAAGATAGTTAACCAATACtgtttatatcagaaaataaaaataCGATGGTAAATCGGAAGAGTAAAAAATATGATAGTAAGATAGTAAGTGAAGAAATTGAATCGGATAATAAAATtgcatttcatataattaataaaattgcaTTTCATATAATTTCTTTcggctttattattattattattattattattattattattattattattattattattattattattattattattattattattattattttttttttttatcaccatTGGTTTAGTCCGGTTCAGAGATCAGTTTTAACATCAAGTGATTTTCTCTATCAAGTTCAGCGCCGATCACCGTTTAATCTTCCTTTTCTATTTAACCAAAGATACTCTAAAATACACTTCTTTAATAAATGAAGTTCAATAGAATTCTACTTGAAGTAGATGCTGCCAGGGGAAACACTTTGTTATCTCTTTTCATTTCTTTCTTCCTTCCCACTTCATTAATGTAGCCACTGCCCCTTTTTTCTCCTCCAAAATCCAAATATTGGTTACCAAACTTCCTGTCACCATGAAATTGAActcttttttcattttcaaaGGCATCACATCGTATTAAATGAAAAGTTGAAAACTTCATGTATGGACAAACGTGTGTAGGTTTGGTAGTATTTGTTATTGTATGACATCAACGATTTTAGATTTTATAAGATAGGATAGGAACATGAACAAACATGTATATATGATGTGACGGCAGACTGCCTTTCATGATGAAATTGGTTAAATTAACGTGTGTGTGGGAGTAGCAAACAGCTCAAGTGtttttttcaataaattaattaatctaaTTCCATACTGAAACTCAGAAATGGTTAAAGATTGATGATCATCGTGTGATCATAGAGGGTGTATGTTAAATAGATTAGTACTTAGATGTTCAAATCAATATATGAATGAGGTGgaaatttgaaaatataaataaaagtgttTAATCAATATATGAATGAGGTGgaaatttgaaaatataaataaaagtgttATGAATATTCATGTTAGTGGATGTTcatccatctcctagttcttcatcttcctattccatacttaatatgtgtttaatatgtgtgattttctatctcccttgagtcctataaatagagacccatattacaatgtaaagtaCATTTGAaagaagataatataaatatgtttatttttttatatattttgtagagaaattgatttaccttgtacaataatattagatttctttgatcattcttgttaaattccagaagaatttaacattaaggcatttctatatgtttgtccggaattgaattttaacacataaaagtgttaatttaatattcaagcatccctgaaggattgcacaaagaataatttttctcgaccgttgtttatggaaatagtttgtggtgtgatatttgtagaactaaagattaatattaaactatctccaaattattgttcaaagattgagtttaatcgattattgtgataattgatgaattccagaagaattcaacaTTCAATCACCTTTAGAAggtcgcatctataatattattgaatcctagaaggattataaatattattatttttattagtaaaagatttgtgattgagttcctaaagaactacaaaatgtgattgagttcctgaagaactataaaataaaatttgtg
Above is a genomic segment from Vicia villosa cultivar HV-30 ecotype Madison, WI unplaced genomic scaffold, Vvil1.0 ctg.000082F_1_1_2_unsc, whole genome shotgun sequence containing:
- the LOC131623840 gene encoding uncharacterized protein At2g23090; the encoded protein is MGGGNGQKAKMARERNLEKQKGGKGSQLETNKKAMSIQCKVCMQTFICTTSEVKCKEHAEARHPKSDLFTCFPHLKP